The window TGGTCTCGCGGGACCTCTTCGAGTCGCCGGAACAGGGCGCGATCGAGCAGACCGTCTGTGACAGGCTCGCCGATTCGGATCTCTACCAGTTCGCCTGGATCGGTACGCCCGAGGTCGGGAGCGACCGGCTCGTCCCCGACGTCAGCGCCGGCGTCGACTGCGATTACGTGGCGTCGATCACGGTCACGACGGACGAGAGCGAGACCGGCCGTGGACCCGCCGGTCGCGCGTTCCGGAGCGGCGAGGTCCAGGTCAGCCACGACGTCGCGACGGACCCGACCTTCGAGCCGTGGCGCGAGGCCGCCCTGGACCGGGACGTCCGCTCGGCGGCCGCCGTCCCGCTGACCTACGACGGGACCACCTACGGCGTCCTCGCCGTCTACGCCGACCGCCCGCTGGCGTTCAGTCGGCGGGAGCAGCGGGGCTTCGAGATCCTCGGCGAGGCCATCGGGTACGCGATCAACGCGACGCGGACCCGACAGCTCCTGTTCGCCGAGCGAGTCGTCGAACTCGAACTCCGACTGACCGCGCCCAACGAACTGGTCGTCGAGGCGGCCGAGCGGCTCGGCTGTCGGCTGTCCCTGGAGGGGTACGTCGCGACCGGCGACGAATCGTGGCTCCTGTACTTCGCCCTCTCCGGGGCGGAGGCCGACCGGTTCATCGACGTCGCCGGGCCGGAGGCCGCCGTCGAAGTCGTCCGGTCTGACGGCGACGGCTCGGAGCGGATCGTGGCCATCAGGACGCGGTCGCAGCTACTCGACTCGATCGGGGCGCTCGGTGGGAGAGTCACCGGCGGAACCATCGACGACGGACGGGGGACGTTCGTCGTCGAGATTCCGCAGTCGACCGATGTCCGCGAGTTCGTCGAACAGGCACGGTCCAGCTACCCCGGGACGGAACTGCTCGCCAAGCGGGAACACGAGCGGTCCGTCGAGCGACTGGCGTGGCTCTGTGACGACACGGTCGATCTCACCGACCGACAGCGACAGGCGCTCGAGGCGGCGCACCACGCCGGCTACTTCGAGTGGCCGCGCGAGAGCACCGCCGAGGACGTCGCCGACCTCCTCGACATCGCCCGCCCGACGCTGCAGGCCCACCTCCGGAAGGC of the Halomicrobium salinisoli genome contains:
- a CDS encoding bacterio-opsin activator domain-containing protein translates to MSEQTPAVDATQIGAASSDGVGVVDGAEYAYANDALAAVHGREHGGDLIGQAWADLYAPEDPSAPARDLLDRARDAGEWSGRVSGRRPGGDEVPLDLTLRSTEGGVVCVARDLTDRLERERELDRYETILDTVDDGVYVLDEDLRVDTANGRFFELLAAFGFSREEVREMHAHDLVVDEDERAQLEAAIEQAIEREPHTGSFEMSAETPDGDEIVCESRFRLYPEPEGEHRGCIGILRDVTDRTERERRLERQRDELDTLNRINELLLVVSRDLFESPEQGAIEQTVCDRLADSDLYQFAWIGTPEVGSDRLVPDVSAGVDCDYVASITVTTDESETGRGPAGRAFRSGEVQVSHDVATDPTFEPWREAALDRDVRSAAAVPLTYDGTTYGVLAVYADRPLAFSRREQRGFEILGEAIGYAINATRTRQLLFAERVVELELRLTAPNELVVEAAERLGCRLSLEGYVATGDESWLLYFALSGAEADRFIDVAGPEAAVEVVRSDGDGSERIVAIRTRSQLLDSIGALGGRVTGGTIDDGRGTFVVEIPQSTDVREFVEQARSSYPGTELLAKREHERSVERLAWLCDDTVDLTDRQRQALEAAHHAGYFEWPRESTAEDVADLLDIARPTLQAHLRKAEQELVAAFIAAGSGPANREAKSPLTDR